The Drosophila suzukii chromosome X, CBGP_Dsuzu_IsoJpt1.0, whole genome shotgun sequence DNA window ACAAGTGCACAAACATTGGGGAAAGGAGTGTCGGGAGTGCCGGGAGGAGAATGCTGAGCTCAGCTCAACACTGGCTATCAAAAGTGTTgcttattaaaataaaatttattgcTTGTTTGCAGATAAAAATGAAGACAGAAGCACGAGCTGCGAAGCTCTGCAGCTGCATCTGCTCCATAAAAGTGTTAAAACGATAAGCGGAAACAGGAAGCAGCGCTGCAGGATACATTCCCCCATGCCCATGCCCACACCCCAAACCCCCTGAAATCTAAGTTCCAGAAGGACGTCACTTGAGACCCCGAAAAACCCTAATGGGGGAGTCCAGGGGAAAAAGGGCTGCAGCTACTTGGTCACGGCATCTGAACAGCGATAGAAAAAGTCCATCAACTTGGACAATCAGACCCTTTCGAGAGCCTGTCTAGACGAATACCAAAAGAGTGACAGCTTCGATTCGAGAGATTCCACTGTGAAAAAGTCGGTACTCGACAAAGTGGAACCCTAACCCTAATTTACAATTAAAGAAGAGCCAGAAACATTTATATGACAATCTCTTAGCTTTGAatagatgatacaaaataaaatgcaagctcttccattttaaatatttcattatatTTCCAGATTAAAACAATCTCAAGCCAGCAAATGCAATATCTTGTGCTTTCCCCAGGTGACTATTTAGTCTATAATTAAGGAAATCAAGTTAACATGTTTACATTATCTCAAACTTATTTTAAGGCCTATACTTCAAGCTTGATAAATGTTATCTAGAATGCCACACAAAGCACTGGTTCTTTAAAATCACTTTtgaaggtgtctaaaagtatgcaacaatgtAAATCTGAACTGGGAAGTGCATTTATGGAAGACTATCCctattcactgcatacttttaggcacctaAAATAACATTCTAGAGTGAGTTTAAACCCTGGTGATTTGTGTGACACCCCTGTATATGTTTATATTACATCCTACATTGTAGCCTatatgttgagattgagtttaATAAAATCCAAGGACTGGATCCGTTTTCCGCTCAGTGTGGGGATGACCGAATGACTCCTTTTGCAGGCAGAAGTACAAATTGACTCGTTCACAAATCGCAGAATAATTTGATTTGCTGGAATGTCGCTCGCGTCGTCCCTGTTTGGCCTAGTAGTTATTGTAGACGAACTCGCTGAGGAGTGCGTTGTTGGGGCCGTCGCCACCGGTGGATCCACCACCGGCAGATCCCGCGGAGCCATCCTGTTTGTTGCGCAGCAGGCGGTGCCGGAAGTGCATGGTGCGCAGGCGCTGCATCCGACGCTTCAGGTTGCAATAAACCGGACAGCAGTCGGGGAAGGGCTTGTACATCAGCTCCTCCTCATCGCCCTGCTCGCACTGGTCGGGCAGGATGTCCAGGCAGCTGGAGGAGACACAAAACCGGGACCAAGCCGGGTGACGGGGCATTAGTTCAGGTTCCATCATGGGGGGCTTTTCATGGGTTTTGGAATGGGACTTATATAGATGGGCATGCTGGGGAACGGGAGCTGTGGGGGGAGTGCACATGCTGAGCTATTTATATATAGAATTGCATTGGTCAACTACTCATTCGGCCTAGACATTTTTTCCACTACGAAAATAGACCTGGAGCGAGGCATTATGTGGTTGTTCTCGCAGAAGAGATTCGAGCACAGGCTCAGCAAAACCAGGCGGCGGGGCAGGAACTTCGACTGCTCCCACATGCAGCGGCGAAAGGTTCCTGTTAAGAAAGTGGAGAAAATGGTATTAGTATTTGTTATATTTGGGAAACTCCAATCAAAATTGTATGTGTACTTAACAATTGAAAAATGCAAACCACATACCTTTTACAAGT harbors:
- the LOC108021828 gene encoding uncharacterized protein CG1552 isoform X2, which codes for MYQLEKIWVLLCLALVGVLGFGQFHMKHYQLQRNYNTQEDSGEDDNSVLRTFRRCMWEQSKFLPRRLVLLSLCSNLFCENNHIMPRSSCLDILPDQCEQGDEEELMYKPFPDCCPVYCNLKRRMQRLRTMHFRHRLLRNKQDGSAGSAGGGSTGGDGPNNALLSEFVYNNY
- the LOC108021828 gene encoding uncharacterized protein CG1552 isoform X1; translated protein: MYQLEKIWVLLCLALVGVLGFGQFHMKHYQLQRNYNTQEDSGEDDNSVLRTFRRCMWEQSKFLPRRLVLLSLCSNLFCENNHIMPRSRSIFVVEKMSRPNDCLDILPDQCEQGDEEELMYKPFPDCCPVYCNLKRRMQRLRTMHFRHRLLRNKQDGSAGSAGGGSTGGDGPNNALLSEFVYNNY